A region of the Campylobacter cuniculorum DSM 23162 = LMG 24588 genome:
TGGATAAAATCACTTGAAAAATTCGTAAAATTCAAATCCAAACAAAAAAGTTTTGCCACAAAAAAAGTTATAAAAAATAAAATTCTCATCATCAACCTCAAAGTTTATAAAAATATTTTTATTTATTCTAGCTAAGTTTAATTAAATAATGGTTATAATATAAGCTTAGAAATTTCTAATAAAGGTCTAAAAATGGTTTTAAAAGCTTTAAAAGCTGTATTTGGGACAAAAAATGACAGAGAAATTAAAAAATATTTTAAACGAGTTGAACAGATTAATTCTCTTGAAAAAAAATATGAAGCTTTGGATGATGAGGCTTTAAAAACAGAATTTGCTCAATTAAAAGACAAGGTTTTAAACAATGAAAAAAGTTTAGACGCACTTTTAAATGATGTTTTTGCAATTGTGAGAGAGGTTGGTAAAAGAACCTTAAATATGAGGCATTTTGATGTGCAACTTATCGGAGGAATGGTCTTACATGAAGGAAAAATTGCTGAAATGAAAACGGGCGAGGGAAAGACTCTGGTCGCAACCTTAGCTGTAGTTTTAAATGCAATGAGTGGTAAGGGGGTGCATATCGTTACGGTCAATGATTATTTAGCTAAAAGAGATGCGGAGCAAATGAGTGCGATTTATAATTTCTTAGGTTTTAGCGTGGGCGTAGTACTTTCAAATCAAAACAGCGATTTGGCTCACAAACAAGCCTATGAATGTGATATAACTTACGGCACGAATAACGAATTTGGCTTTGATTATCTAAGGGATAATATGAAATTTTCAAAGAGCGAAAAGGTCCAAAGAGAACATAATTTCGTTATCGTTGATGAAGTGGATAGCATTTTAATTGACGAGGCGAGGACACCTCTTATCATTAGTGGTCCTACAAATCGCACACTCGATGGTTATATTAAGGCTAATGAAGTTGCAAAACAGATGAAAAAAGCTAAAGAAGTTTTACCGCCAAATAAGCCTGAAGGGGATTTTGTGGTTGATGAGAAAAACAGAAATATACTCATCACCGAAGAGGGTATTGCTAAGGCTGAAAAGCTCTTTGGGGTTGAGAATTTATACAGCCTTGATAATGCAATTTTAGCTCACCAGCTTGATCAAGCTTTAAAAGCTCACAATCTTTTTGAAAAAGATGTGCATTATGTTTTAAGACATAATGAAGTCGTCATTGTTGATGAATTTACGGGGCGTTTGAGTGAGGGAAGAAGGTTTAGCGAGGGATTGCATCAAGCCTTAGAGGCTAAAGAAGGGGTTAAAATTCAAGAAGAAAGTCAAACTTTGGCAGATATTACTTTTCAAAATTATTTTAGAATGTATGAAAAATTAGCGGGTATGACAGGCACTGCTCAAACTGAAGCGAGTGAGTTTTCTCAAATTTATAAACTTGATGTGATTTCAATCCCAACAAATATAGCAATCAAAAGGCAAGATAAAGATGATTTGATTTATAAATCTATGAATGAAAAATTCAAAGCAGTGATTGAAGAGATTAAAAAAGCAAATTCCAAAGGACAACCCGTATTAGTAGGCACAGCAAGCATAGAAAGAAGTGAGCTTTTGCATGCACTTTTGGTGAAAGAAAAAATTCCTCATTATGTACTTAATGCTAAAAATCACGAACAAGAAGCTTTAATCATTGCTGATGCAGGTAAAAAGGGAGCTGTAACCATAGCAACAAATATGGCAGGACGCGGTGTGGATATAAAAATCGATGATGAAGTCCGCTCTTTGGGAGGGCTTTATATTATCGGTACTGAAAGGCATGAAAGCAGGAGAATTGATAATCAACTTCGCGGACGTTCGGGCAGACAAGGAGACCCGGGAATTAGTCGCTTTTATCTTAGTTTAGAAGACAATCTTTTGCGAATTTTTGGCGGGGATCGCATTAAAAGCATCATGGAAAAAATAGGCATTAAAGAAGGTGAAAGCATAGAATCTGGTATTGTGACAAGGGCGGTTGAAAATGCACAAAAAAAGGTGGAAAATTTGCATTTTGAGAGTAGAAAACATTTGTTAGAATACGATGATGTTGCAAATGAGCAAAGAAAAACCATTTATAAATACCGCAATGAGCTTTTAGATGAGGATTATGATATTAGGGCAAAAATTTCTCAAAATATCACAGAATATGTCCAAAAAATTATCAATGAAACAATGTTAAATGCAAATGATAGTGTAGAATTTGAAAATTTAAAACAAAGAATTCTTTATGAGTGTTCAACTGAATTGGATGAAAAAGATTTTAAGGATTTAAGTCTTGTAGAAATTACAGACAGACTCGTTGAAATTTTAGAAAATTCTTATAATGCCAAAATGCAAAACATTCAAAGCACTGAATTAAGGCATATTGAGCGTATTTTATATCTTCAAGTACTTGATAAGGTGTGGCGTGAGCATTTGTATCAAATGGATATTTTAAAAACAGGTATAGGGCTTAGGGGTTACAATCAAAAAGACCCCTTAGTAGAATACAAAAAAGAAAGCTATAATCTTTTTTTAGAGCTTGTAGAGCGTATAAAATTTGACAGCATTAAGCTTCTTTTCAGTGTGCAATTTAATGATGAAAACGTTGAAAATTTAGAGCAAAAGGCAAATAAAGAAAATGAAAAAATTTTACAAAACTCCATACAAATGGGTGCAAATGAAGATGAATTAGGAAAAGCTGAATTTAAAAAAGTCCCAAGAAATGCTCCTTGCCCTTGCGGAAGTGGTAAAAAATTTAAAGAATGTCATGGAAAAAGCGGACCAAAACAAGGAATTTTGGCTTGAAAAAAAGTATACCGAGGTATTTGCTTTTTAAATATTTACGTTTTGATAAAGAGCAGCCCTTTATTAATCTTTCTATGTTTTTGGCTTTTTTAGGTGTTTGCGTAGGACTTTGCGTGTTGCTTGTGGCTATGGCAATTATGAATGGTTTTGATAAAGAATTTCAAAAAAGATTTTTTGTGATGAATTATCCTATTACTATAATTCCTAAATTTTATACAAAAATTGATGATTCTTTGGTTAAAGAATTAAAACTTAAATTTCCTCATTTGCTCTTTAGCCCTTATATCAGCACTCAAGTGATTGCTAAAGAAGAAAATCGCTTTGAGGGCGGAATACTTTTTGGAGTGAATTTTGAAGAAGAAAAAAAAATTAATGATGTTGTAGCCCATGCTTTAAAAGATGAGAATTTGCAATCTTTTGATATTTTGATTGGTTCGGGTTTAATGGCAGATTTTGGCTTAAAAAAGGGCGATAAACTTTCCTTAATCTTTGCAAATTTAAGCCCGAGTGGCTTTTCTTTGATTCCGCAGACAAAGAGATTTGATATTAAAGCTCATTTTAGCTCAAATCTTGCTTTTTATGACAAAGCTTATATGTATGTTAATGTCGATACTTTAAGAAAAATTCTTGGTTATAATCAAGATTATGATGGAATTCATATATACAGCAAAAATGCTTTTGAGGATATAGAAAAATTAAGGCAATATTTAAAACAAGACTATATTAGTATAGGTTGGTGGGAACAAAATCAAAATTTTTTTTCCGCTTTAGAGCTTGAAAAAAGGGCACTTTTTATAGTTTTAATGCTGATTATTTTAGTGGCAAGTTTAAATATAGTCAGCTCTTTGTTGATGATTGTGATGAATAGACGCAGTGAAATCGCACTTTTGCTTGCACTTGGAACGAGCAAAGCGGAAGTTAAGAAGAGTTTTTTTGCTTTGGGAATGCTGATTGGTGGAAGTGGAATGATATGCGGAATTATTCTTGCTTTTATCGCTCTTTGGATTTTAGGAAATTTTGACATTATACACTTGCCTGCTGATGTTTATGGCACTTCTAAACTGCCACTTGATTTATCTGTGCTTGATTTTTTTCTTACCCTTATAGGAGCTTTGTTTATCATTGCTTTATCGTCTTTTTATCCTGCTAAAAAAGCTACTGAAGTTAATATTTTAGATACTTTAAGAAATGAGTGAGAAATGAAGTTTATTTTTGAATATGAGTTTTTAAAATGACACCATCAACACCAAGCTCAAAGGCTTTTTTTAAATTTTTTAAAGTATGAACGATAAGAAGAATCTTACTATCAAAAAGATAAAATTCCGCCACTTTTGCTCCAAAACGAGCTAATTTTTCATCTTCAAAAAGTATAAAATTCGCCTCAAAATGATTTGCAAGAAAAACTTCATCTTCATTTTGGACCAAAATTCCAAATTTCACTCCACTTTCTTTAGCTTTTTGAATGAATTTTTCATCATAAAAAAAACAATTGATTCCTTTTTTGAATTTAAAATTTTCTGTCCAAAAAAATTCTTTTTGAGTGTCGAGTTTATGTCCAAAAATCAGCATTATCTTCCCTAAAAATTATTTTGGATAATTTTACCTGCATAAACTTAAAATTTAATTTTTATAAATTTAAAAAATGAAATAAAATTTTTATTTTTTTAAAAACCAAAATCTATGAAAATTTTTATTACATTGAAAAGAAAAGACTACTCGATAAATGGCATTTTTAGTTAAAAATCTGCATTTTTTTATAAAAAATAATTAAATTCATTGTTTATTTTTTGAAATTATTTTTAAAATCAGCAATGCAAACAAGTTTATTAGATGGTTTGATTTTTTACTAGGATTTAATTTATTTAAATCTTTTATTTTATCAGTGCATTAAGTGGAAAAATAGGGCTTGTATTTGATATTTTTATTTTTTAAATGGAGCTTGATGCGTTTAATATTTAAACCTTTACTATGTTAAAATTTTTGAAAATGAGTTTATATTTAAAACAAGATGTGTGAAAAAGAAATTAAAATCTTAAATGATTTAATTTTTAATAAATGCTATAAAAACTCTTGACAATTCAATATGATTTTTGATACAATCACAATTTATTTTCAAGTCTCGTTAGCTCAGTTGGTAGAGCATCTCCCTTTTAAGGAGGGGGTCGTTGGTTCGAATCCAACACGGGACACCATATTTAGGGTATGACCCTTTCGTCTAGTGGCCCAGGACAACATTCTCTCTGTATGGAAACAGAGGTTCAAATCCTCTAAGGGTCGCCAAATTTGGTCGCTTAGCTCAGTTGGTAGAGCGCCACCCTTACAAGGTGGATGTCATAAGTTCGAGTCTTATAGCGACCACCATAGTTTTAAAATTGACAAAATTATAAAAAATAGCTTAAAAGGCTAGATTTTATAGAGTCTTTATTCTTAATACGCAGCGGTAGTTCAGCTGGTTAGAATGCCGCCCTGTCACGGCGGAGGTCGCGGGTTCGAGCCCCGTCCGCTGCGCCATTTATAAGCCTTAGAATGTTTTTTGTTGGAATATGCCTTTAAACTATGAGGATGATTTTGAAAAACTCGATTCTTAAAGTCTCGTTAGCTCAGTTGGTAGAGCATCTGACTCTTAATCAGGTGGTCGTAGGTTCGAACCCTACACGGGACACCAACAATTTAAATATAAATTTTTCATTTTTTTAAGCCTATTATATTGTTTTTTTTTTTTTTGATATAATTGCATTTTTAAAATATTGATAAAACATAAAGGGAAGTTATATGGTCTTTAAAAAACAAGATTTAAATGAAGTTAAATTGATAAAAGATGAGCACAATAAATACAAATTTGCTCAAAAGAGCCTTCTTGAATGCATAAAAATCTATTTTTCTAAAAACCCGACAAAAGAAGAAATCTTAAACAATCTCAATGTTAAAATCAATGATGAATCAATCAATTTAGAAAATAGAATTGAAATGACAGAAAATAAAGTTTATATAATTTTAAGTGAAGATTTTGAGTGTGAGTATTTTGAAATTCAAAGCTCTTTAGAATTTGTAGAAGTAAAGATTTTTAACAGAAAAATTAAAGGCTTACTTATAGCTGCACGCAACGATGCTTTTGGCTCAAGAATGAGTGCTTTTGTAACAGCTATTTATTTTGCTAAAAAAACAGGTTTTAAATTTGGTTTCGTGTGGCGAGCAAGAGTTAATAAGGATAGAGATGGAGTATTTTTAGAAAAAAAAGAAAATTTATTTGAAAAAGAATTTTTAGATGAGTTTGATTACT
Encoded here:
- a CDS encoding ABC transporter permease, with protein sequence MSWKKRTKTRNFGLKKSIPRYLLFKYLRFDKEQPFINLSMFLAFLGVCVGLCVLLVAMAIMNGFDKEFQKRFFVMNYPITIIPKFYTKIDDSLVKELKLKFPHLLFSPYISTQVIAKEENRFEGGILFGVNFEEEKKINDVVAHALKDENLQSFDILIGSGLMADFGLKKGDKLSLIFANLSPSGFSLIPQTKRFDIKAHFSSNLAFYDKAYMYVNVDTLRKILGYNQDYDGIHIYSKNAFEDIEKLRQYLKQDYISIGWWEQNQNFFSALELEKRALFIVLMLIILVASLNIVSSLLMIVMNRRSEIALLLALGTSKAEVKKSFFALGMLIGGSGMICGIILAFIALWILGNFDIIHLPADVYGTSKLPLDLSVLDFFLTLIGALFIIALSSFYPAKKATEVNILDTLRNE
- the secA gene encoding preprotein translocase subunit SecA, with translation MVLKALKAVFGTKNDREIKKYFKRVEQINSLEKKYEALDDEALKTEFAQLKDKVLNNEKSLDALLNDVFAIVREVGKRTLNMRHFDVQLIGGMVLHEGKIAEMKTGEGKTLVATLAVVLNAMSGKGVHIVTVNDYLAKRDAEQMSAIYNFLGFSVGVVLSNQNSDLAHKQAYECDITYGTNNEFGFDYLRDNMKFSKSEKVQREHNFVIVDEVDSILIDEARTPLIISGPTNRTLDGYIKANEVAKQMKKAKEVLPPNKPEGDFVVDEKNRNILITEEGIAKAEKLFGVENLYSLDNAILAHQLDQALKAHNLFEKDVHYVLRHNEVVIVDEFTGRLSEGRRFSEGLHQALEAKEGVKIQEESQTLADITFQNYFRMYEKLAGMTGTAQTEASEFSQIYKLDVISIPTNIAIKRQDKDDLIYKSMNEKFKAVIEEIKKANSKGQPVLVGTASIERSELLHALLVKEKIPHYVLNAKNHEQEALIIADAGKKGAVTIATNMAGRGVDIKIDDEVRSLGGLYIIGTERHESRRIDNQLRGRSGRQGDPGISRFYLSLEDNLLRIFGGDRIKSIMEKIGIKEGESIESGIVTRAVENAQKKVENLHFESRKHLLEYDDVANEQRKTIYKYRNELLDEDYDIRAKISQNITEYVQKIINETMLNANDSVEFENLKQRILYECSTELDEKDFKDLSLVEITDRLVEILENSYNAKMQNIQSTELRHIERILYLQVLDKVWREHLYQMDILKTGIGLRGYNQKDPLVEYKKESYNLFLELVERIKFDSIKLLFSVQFNDENVENLEQKANKENEKILQNSIQMGANEDELGKAEFKKVPRNAPCPCGSGKKFKECHGKSGPKQGILA